The following are from one region of the Terriglobia bacterium genome:
- a CDS encoding ATP-dependent DNA helicase, whose amino-acid sequence MASSYQPETAAIPARRLPTLHEFFAPGGLLSKAHPNYEFRRGQLQMAEAVEKALVEHRHLIVEAGTGTGKTLAYLLPVIRSGKRVIISTGTKNLQEQLFFKDIPFLEQHLGKLRVCYMKGRNNYLCRQKLYDLTNQPVLNGLQEIEQYRQIAKWEETTESGDRAELKSIPDSAQLWQKLDARTERCTGQKCQQWDRCFITEMHRRAAESDIIIVNHHLFFADLSLRQSGGPDAGVLPDFSAVIFDEAHELEDVAGSYFGVSVSNLRFEELARDIEATLQHKKAISPGVITALAKLRERSRFFFGLLPAGEGRSAFTNRDEFLEKHGDDYDAVMQSLGRVLAELELLPQKPEEVFGFSRRTQELQAQLAFILESTDKNTVFWIEYRGEGRRTRGGQTHIVLQATPIDVSQILKQTLFENLETAVLTSATLAVAGNPDRGNFDYVRQRVGLEHAREMVVTSHFDYAKQAILYVPPDMPDPRSPQFGRSAAEKIRRLLDITQGRAFCLFTSYAQMNDIHDRLLGELPFPMLLQGSAPKNALLEEFRLTPNAVLFATSSFWQGVDVQGEQLSCVIIDRLPFAVPNDPVVAARISAINGAGGNAFFEYQVPAAVISLKQGFGRLIRSVKDRGVLALLDNRLLKQRYGRTFIDSLPAYKKTKDLADVDQFFSGASERNASDLK is encoded by the coding sequence ATGGCCTCTTCCTACCAGCCCGAAACCGCCGCCATTCCCGCACGACGGCTGCCCACGCTGCATGAGTTCTTTGCCCCGGGAGGATTGCTCAGCAAGGCGCACCCCAATTATGAATTCCGTCGCGGCCAGTTGCAGATGGCGGAAGCGGTGGAAAAAGCCCTGGTGGAGCATCGTCACCTTATCGTGGAAGCCGGCACGGGAACAGGCAAGACTCTGGCCTACCTTTTGCCGGTGATCCGCAGCGGCAAGCGCGTGATTATTTCCACCGGCACCAAGAACCTGCAGGAACAGCTCTTCTTCAAGGATATCCCATTCCTGGAGCAACATCTGGGGAAGCTGCGCGTTTGCTACATGAAAGGCCGCAACAATTATCTTTGCCGCCAGAAACTTTACGATCTTACCAACCAGCCAGTCTTGAATGGACTGCAGGAGATTGAGCAGTATCGGCAGATCGCCAAATGGGAAGAGACGACGGAGAGCGGGGATCGCGCCGAGCTGAAGAGTATTCCGGACAGCGCGCAGTTGTGGCAGAAACTTGACGCGCGCACGGAGCGCTGCACTGGGCAGAAATGCCAGCAGTGGGACCGCTGCTTTATCACGGAGATGCACCGCCGCGCCGCGGAGAGTGACATCATCATTGTGAACCACCATCTCTTTTTTGCCGATCTCTCGCTGCGCCAGTCGGGTGGCCCGGATGCCGGAGTTCTGCCGGACTTCTCGGCCGTGATCTTTGATGAAGCGCACGAACTGGAAGACGTTGCAGGAAGCTACTTTGGCGTGAGCGTCAGCAACCTGCGTTTTGAGGAACTGGCGCGCGATATTGAAGCCACGCTGCAACATAAGAAAGCCATTTCGCCGGGAGTAATTACTGCGCTCGCCAAGTTGCGTGAGCGGTCACGATTTTTCTTTGGCTTGCTGCCGGCCGGCGAAGGGCGATCAGCCTTCACCAACCGTGATGAATTCCTGGAAAAGCATGGCGATGACTATGACGCGGTAATGCAATCTTTGGGACGTGTGCTGGCGGAGCTTGAGTTGCTGCCGCAAAAGCCGGAAGAAGTTTTTGGCTTTTCTCGCCGTACACAGGAGTTGCAGGCCCAGCTTGCGTTCATTCTGGAGTCAACGGACAAGAACACAGTCTTTTGGATTGAGTACCGAGGTGAGGGCCGTCGCACCCGTGGCGGGCAGACGCACATTGTGCTCCAGGCAACGCCCATTGACGTTTCGCAGATCCTGAAGCAAACGCTTTTTGAGAATCTGGAAACCGCTGTCCTGACTTCCGCCACACTGGCCGTTGCCGGCAATCCTGATCGCGGGAACTTTGATTATGTCCGGCAGCGTGTGGGGCTGGAGCATGCGCGTGAAATGGTGGTAACGTCCCACTTTGACTATGCGAAGCAGGCGATTCTTTATGTTCCTCCGGACATGCCTGATCCACGTTCGCCCCAGTTCGGGCGTTCAGCCGCTGAGAAAATCCGCCGTCTTCTCGATATCACGCAGGGCCGCGCCTTCTGTCTTTTCACCAGCTACGCGCAGATGAATGATATCCATGACCGTCTGCTCGGCGAGCTTCCATTCCCTATGTTGTTGCAAGGCTCAGCGCCCAAGAACGCGCTACTGGAAGAATTTCGTCTCACGCCGAACGCGGTGTTGTTTGCCACCTCGTCATTCTGGCAGGGGGTTGACGTGCAAGGTGAACAGCTTAGCTGCGTGATCATTGACCGGCTGCCGTTCGCGGTGCCGAATGATCCTGTTGTCGCAGCACGCATCAGCGCCATTAACGGCGCTGGAGGCAACGCATTTTTTGAATATCAGGTCCCGGCGGCGGTGATCTCGCTGAAGCAGGGCTTTGGCCGCCTGATCCGCTCGGTAAAAGATCGAGGCGTGCTTGCGCTATTGGACAACCGCTTGCTGAAGCAACGCTACGGCCGCACTTTTATTGATAGCCTTCCCGCCTATAAGAAGACGAAAGACCTGGCGGACGTGGACCAATTCTTCTCCGGCGCAAGCGAAAGAAATGCTTCCGACCTGAAATAG
- the queD gene encoding 6-carboxytetrahydropterin synthase QueD, producing MYEVTVEDSFAAGHYLRDYKGKCENPHGHNYKVRVTLTGPTLDKAGLLLDFKDLKEVMKHVIDRLDHQMLNEIEPFIALNPSAENLAKYFYDQTNGRLKSLTSGRVAVKDVTIWETDTTTARYSE from the coding sequence ATGTACGAGGTTACAGTCGAAGATTCATTTGCCGCGGGACATTACCTGCGCGATTACAAAGGGAAATGCGAGAACCCGCACGGGCACAATTACAAAGTGCGCGTCACGCTGACGGGGCCAACTCTGGATAAAGCCGGCCTGCTGCTGGATTTTAAGGACTTAAAAGAGGTCATGAAGCATGTGATCGACCGGCTGGACCACCAGATGCTGAATGAGATCGAGCCATTCATTGCGCTCAACCCTTCGGCGGAAAACCTGGCAAAATATTTTTACGATCAGACAAATGGCCGGCTGAAATCGCTTACCAGCGGCCGGGTTGCGGTGAAGGACGTCACCATCTGGGAAACTGATACCACGACCGCGCGCTATTCGGAATGA
- a CDS encoding radical SAM protein, which produces MQIIEIYRSIQGESSFAGVPCIFVRLAACNLRCSWCDSEYTFTGGSKMSAEQIEQEVLKLSPAGLVEFTGGEPMLQERELVPLMERLLAHGYTVLLETSGERPLERVPPAVHKIVDVKCPGSGEGGTFRMSNLASLTAGDEVKFVLADHTDYEFARDFIRQHGLEHKVGTVLFSPVFLKSPSTERNTSNCQLDPRVLAEWILADGLNVRLGLQMHKFIWEPATKGV; this is translated from the coding sequence ATGCAGATCATCGAAATCTATCGTTCAATTCAGGGGGAATCGTCTTTCGCGGGCGTGCCGTGTATCTTTGTCCGGCTGGCCGCGTGTAACCTGCGCTGCTCCTGGTGCGATAGCGAATATACGTTCACCGGCGGCAGCAAGATGTCTGCGGAGCAAATAGAACAAGAAGTTCTAAAGCTCTCGCCCGCAGGCTTGGTTGAGTTCACCGGCGGCGAGCCCATGCTGCAGGAGCGCGAACTTGTCCCGTTGATGGAGCGCCTGCTCGCTCACGGATACACCGTTTTGTTGGAAACCAGCGGCGAGCGTCCGCTGGAGCGTGTGCCGCCCGCGGTCCACAAAATTGTGGACGTGAAGTGTCCTGGATCAGGCGAAGGCGGAACGTTTCGCATGAGCAATCTGGCCTCCCTCACCGCGGGAGACGAAGTCAAGTTCGTATTAGCCGATCATACAGACTATGAGTTCGCGCGAGACTTCATTCGCCAGCATGGGTTAGAACATAAAGTAGGGACGGTCCTATTTTCGCCGGTGTTTCTTAAGAGCCCAAGCACGGAGCGTAACACGTCCAATTGCCAGCTTGATCCCAGAGTTTTGGCGGAGTGGATTTTGGCAGACGGACTCAATGTGCGCCTGGGTCTGCAGATGCACAAATTCATCTGGGAACCCGCGACCAAGGGCGTCTGA